The Chlamydia trachomatis A/HAR-13 nucleotide sequence TAGCGCAGACTTTATATGAAGGGGTAGATTTAGATAGTCAAGGTGCTGTGGGATTGATCACATACATGCGAACCGATTCCGTACGTACGGATCCTGAAGCTGTAAAACAGGTGCGCAAATATATCGAAGGTCATTTTGGTAAGGAATTCGTTCCTTCTTCTCCGAACGTGTATGCCACGAAAAAAATGGCACAGGATGCACACGAAGCTATACGTCCTACAGATGTTACAATCACTCCGGAATCGATACGCAGTAAGTTAACGGAAGATCAGTACAAGCTGTATTCTTTGATATGGAAGCGTTTTGTTGCATCACAAATGATATCCGCAATTTACGATACACTCGCGATTCGTATTACGACGAATAAAGGTATCGATCTGCGTGCTACAGGCTCTTGTTTGAAATTTAAAGGGTTCTTAGCTGTTTACGAAGAGAAAAGAGATGAAGAAGGGGATGAAGAGGAAAACATTCATCTTCCGAAGCTTAATGAGCGAGATGTTCTAACAAAGGAAGAGTTAGAAGCAGAACAATCGCATACCAAGCCTTTGCCGCGATTTACAGAAGCTTCTTTAGTGAAAGAACTCGAGAAGTCAGGAATAGGGAGACCTTCTACCTATGCCACTATCATGAATAAAATCCAGAGTCGGGAATATACGTTGAAAGAAGGGCAAAGGCTACGTCCTACTGAATTAGGAAAAGTAGTTTGTCAGTTTTTAGAAACGAATTTTCCTCGTATTATGGATATTGGTTTTACCGCTGGCATGGAAGATGAGTTAGAACTGATTGCTGATAATAAAAAACCTTGGAAGCAGCTATTACAAGAATTTTGTGAACTCTTTCTTCCTTTTGTAGTCACGGCAGAAAAAGAAGCCTTTATCCCTCGTATTGTGACAGAAATAGACTGTCCAAAATGTCATAAAGGGAAATTAGTAAAAATTTGGGCTAAAAATCGCTATTTCTTTGGTTGCTCCGAATATCCTACTTGCGACTATAAAACTTCGGAAGAGGAGCTGACGTTCGACAAAAACGAGTATGCTGAAGACACTCCTTGGGACGCACCCTGTGCTCTGTGCGGAGGAGAAATGAAAGTCCGGCATGGGAAATTTGGAAGTTTCCTTGGCTGCGAGAACTATCCGAAGTGTCACTACATTGTTAATCTTTTCAAAAAGGGAGAAGCTGGGGCTGAGCCTGAAGCGACAGTGCATTGTCCTGCAGAAGGATGTACAGGACACCTTGTGAAAAGACGCTCACGATTTAATAAAATGTTTTATTCTTGCTCCGAATATCCTGCATGTAGCGTGATTGGTAACTCTGTAGATGCTGTAATTGAAAAGTATGCAGGAACGCCTAAAACTCCTTATGAGAAGAAACCAAAAGCGAAAAAATCAATAGCCTCTACCAAGGGAAAGGCTGCAAAAACAGTGAAAAAAAGCTCAGCAACAACAAAAAAACGAGCTACCAAAGCGTACACACCTTCTGCTGCTTTAGCAGCGGTGATTGGTGCGGATCCTGTAGGGCGTCCCGAAGCCACTAAGAAGCTATGGGAGTATATTAAGGAAAAAGGATTGCAATCCCCTCAAAATAAAAAAATCATTATTCCTGATAGTAAATTGCAGGGAGTGATAGGAGCTGATCCAATCGACATGTTCGCGCTATCTAAAAAATTAAGCGCGCACTTAATCAAGGAAGAGTAGGGGCTTTGTCATGACTCGGAATAAGAGGATTATTCCGAGAGAAGCTCCTCTTCTTCTGTGGGTTCTTCAAAGCCGTCAATCAGTTGATACACCTCTTGTGATGAAGACGCTTTAGCTAAGTTGGCTCGTAGAGAACGTACTTTAGGAGAAAGAATGAGGTAATGCCCACACAGTTTACGAGTATCTGTTAGTAGCTTCTCTTCACTTTGATAATACTCTTCTATCCATTGTAGATGCTGTACGAACGCCTGTTTTCTTGTAGAAAAAGATGGAGAGGAGTAGGTCCCTGTAGTTAGGTAATCTTCTATTTGTTTTCCGATCCAAGGAGCTCCCATAGTACCTCGAGCAACGAGGACACCATCACAATGCGTAGTCTCTAGCATCGTTTTTGCGGCTTCAGGGGAGAAAACATCGCCATTCCCAAATACTGGGAAATCATTACCAGCGGCTTGTTTTGCTCGAGAAATGAATTCCAAGTTGCTTGGGCCTTGATATCCTTGGGAGCGTGTTCTTCCATGTACAAAGACAGCACTGGCTCCGCTTTCTTTAATGATGCGGACAGTCTCTTCCACATTGATGTGGTCGAAATCCCATCCAGATCGAATTTTGACGGTTACCGGAACGGAAACCACTTCTACCATCTTCTCAACCACCTTCCCGATTAATTCAGAGGTTTTAAGCATGCCTGAACCGCTCCCATCTTTAGTAATGCGATCTGTTGGGCATCCACAGTTAAGATCTATAAGATCAAATCCTAAGCCTTCTAAAATTTTTGCAGACTCTCCGGCAAGGTCGGGACGGCTGCCACAGAGTTGTCCGCCGATGGGACGCATAGATTCAGCGAAATCGAGTAAGCGTAACGTGCGTTGGGGACAATAATGAAGGCCTTCCATTTTCACCATTTCACAGAACATCAATGCGGGCCGATATTCAGCCGACATACGACGGTAAGGGAAATCAGAAAATCCCGCTAAGGGGGCGTAGACTACGGGAGACTTAAGAGGAAGGTTTTTTATAAATATTGAAGGAGCCATGGTGATTGAAAAATATTCAGAACAATGAAACGTAAAATTTTTAGAATCATGAAGGGCAAAACTCCGAGGCAGAGGAGAGCGATCATAGGGCTGATGTCAATAAACCCTATACGAGGAACGAATTTATGGAAGATACGGAGATAGGGAGATACCCAGCGACGAATGATGCGATACCACTGTGTATTGTGGCATTCTGGCAGCCAGGAACAAAGAACGTAAACCAAAATTAAAAAACTATAAATATTAACCGCAGTTCTAAGTAAATAAGAAAGCATTTAAAAAACTCTGTTTATAATTAATGTTTTTCTTGAAAAAGATGTTTTTATTTTTTAAAATCAGCGCTCTTCATTTTAAAAAGATAAAGAAAAACGCTAAATGGATTTTAAGCTGCCTATTTACTGCATAGGGGTAACCCAAAGTGCAGAAAACGTTACCAGGATAGCAATTTTACAGAAAACCTGTAAAGGGTGGTCTCTGTGTCGTTGCGAAAAGCTTACCGAAACAGGCGCGTTGTCTTGGCCAAAACGATTTCTTTCTTCAAAGGTAGTTTTATCCTTACAAGGACGGGAGACTTTAGTAAAAAGTGTGAGCTCTTCTTTAAAGAGCAAAAAGAATTTTTTAAAAATGGTGTATGCGGAGCAAGAAGCAACCGCAGCATTTCCATTGAAAGATTTAGTGATTGCGCATGATTTGGGAGAGTGGAACTCGGCTCAGGAGCGCGTAGTAACACTATGGATGTTACAAAGACAATCTGTTGCGTTAGCAACAGCTCTCTTAGAGGAGAAGGGGGGATTTGCTACGCACATTTCTTGTCGAGCCAAAGATCTGTTTTCTGCATTGCAACAGTCTCTTCTTCGCAATCTAGCGACTTATTTTTTCGTATACGAAGGTCTTGATGAGACAGTCTGTTTATTTGTGCAAGAAGGCTCCGTATTATTGTCTCGTTCCTTTAAAAATGACTCTGAAAGCTTATTAGACGATTTATTAGCTTCTTTTGCATACGTTCAAGAAGTATACACTGCCTCTTTATCAGAGATCCACGGCGCTTATCTATCTAGTTCGTTACGTACTTTGCTGAGCCGTCGGGCTGGCGTTCCTGTGATCATCAGTCTTTTATTTTCCGAGCTCTCTCCAGACCAAGAAGTGTATCGTGATGCGGTGGCTGCCGCTTTCCAGGGAGTGCGTAGCTGCCATACTTGTTTCTCTTACAGTTGGGGAGATTTCTCTCGGAAGGCATGTAGCTATTGGATTAAAAAAAGGTTGTGGAGCCTTTCTAAACTCGCTTTTGCCAGCATGCTGGCTATATTCATAGGCGGGGGAGTAGAGTCATTACTTTTAGTCCATAAAGCACAACAGATATTTAGAGAGATCGCTCCTGAAAAGGAAATAACCCGTGTCTTGCGGTCGGCACAGCAGGTAGTGAAAGAAGTCTGTGATTCGGACCACAGTCAGGAATATGAATACCTCCCTACGGTACCCACGAATCAAGAAGTGATGGAAGTGCTTGGACGAATGACTGCGAATCTCCCTTCCGTTTCATTCTCCCATTATTTGTATAAATTAGAAGATATTCCTTCCGAGGAGCGTCCTTTAGGGGGATATCGGGCTTATATTTCCTTACAAGGTGCAGCTAACGATGAAGACTTTGCATCTTTTATAGATCAGTTATCAGCTTGGATCGGTGCGCGTGTTCTTTCTAAAAAGCTGGCAGATCGCCAATTTGATGTACGAATCGCTCTGCAAGGGAGGGGATAATGCGACGCTTAGGAGTATGGGTGCTGTTACTATTAGCGAGTGGGGCTGCTTCTCTTCCTGCAATAGGAGCATGGTGTTGGCGTCAGCGTACAGCAGAGGCTTGGGAAAATTTACTCATCGATATGAGAGATTTTCAGTCTAAACGAGAGCGATCTTCTCAGGTAGCAATCAAGAATGCGCGGCTGAAAGCAGCGCATAAACAAGCGAGTTTCCCCAATTGGATTGCCCAAGGAGAGAATCTCGTTTTCTTGAATAAGGAGCGAGATGCTCTAGCTAAACTTCCTGCAACAGCCTGGGTGGTGAGAAGTCGTGCAGTCAAGGATCGGAAGGCTTTCTTAGAAGATAACCGCTTGTCATGGCAGGAGCAGACTTTAGGAGAGAAAAGCACGCTGTTTTCTTTCCAAAAAGAGCTCCAAATAGATGACGAGGACATTCCTGTATTATTAGGATTGTTTGATCCTAAGTATACCCAAATACCCATTGTTTTTCTTTCTTACTGGGAAATGACGAAGCAGGTGTCATCATTAGGAAATGAGGTGTGGGTCGTTCACGCGGAGGCTTGGGGACGATGTGTGTAAGTAGAAGCTTAAGATGGTGTTTATGTTTTCTTTTGCTGTGCGGATGGGTGGACGCTGGGGTTTATGATAAGCTCCGACTGACAGGCATTAACATTATCGATAGGAATGGTCTTTCTGAGACGATCTGTTCTAAAGAAAAATTACAAAAGTATACGAAAATCGATTTTCTCTCTCCTCAGCCTTACCAAAAAGTCATGCGTACATACAAAAACGCAGCAGGCGAGTCGGTTGCTTGTTTAACGACGTACTATCCGAATGGCCAAATCCGACAATATCTCGAGTGTTTAAATAATCGTGCTTTTGGACGTTATCGTGAGTGGCATAGTAATGGCAAAATTCATATCCAGGCAGAAGTTATTGGAGGGATAGCAGATTTGCATCCTTCCGCAGAAGCCGGATGGTTGTTCGATGGAACAACGTATGCACATGATAGCGAAGGGCGGTTAGAAGCTGTTATTCATTATGAAAAAGGCTTGCTGGAAGGGATTTCGCTGTATTACCACGCGAATGGGAATGTATGGAAGGAATGTCCTTACCATAAAGGTGTTGCTCATGGAGACTTTTTGGTCTTCACCGAAGAAGGAAGTTTGTTAAAGAAACAAACTTTTTGTAAAGGGCAGTTGTCTGGATGTGTATTACGCTACGAGCCAGGTTCACAGTCATTGTTGTCAGAAGAAGAATATAAACAAGGGAAACTGCGCAGTGGTAAATATTACGATCCTCTTACTAAGGAAGAAATCGCGTGCGTAGTGAATGGCAAAGGTAAACAAGTAATTTATGGGAAATATGCGATTATAGAGACCCGACAGATTGTACATGGCGTTCCTCACGGGGAAGTCTTGTTATTTGATGAACATGGTAAATCTCTGTTGCAAGCATATTCTCTAATCAATGGGCAGAAAGAGGGAGAAGAAGTATTTTTCTATCCAGGCGGAGAAGGTAGAAAAATGTTATTAACATGGTCCCAAGGTATTCTACAAGGAGCTGTGAAAACTTGGTACCCAAATGGCGCTTTGGAAAGTAGCAAAGAACTTGTTCAAAATAAAAAGACTGGGATTCTCATGCTATACTATCCCGAAGGACAAGTGATGGCTACCGAGGAATATGTAGACGATCTTCTCATAAAAGGAGAATATTTCCGGCCGAACGACCGATATCCATATGCTAAAGTGGAAAAAGGTTGTGGGACAGCGGTCTTTTTCAGTGCTACAGGAGGACTGTTAAAGAAAGTCCTCTATGAAGATGGGAAGCCTGTTATTCATTAGACATGAAAAACATTGTAGAGCAGAAACGTTGTTTGCGACGAGAAGGGTTAGCGAAGCGCGAGCAGCTTTCTGTCCAGCGCAGAGATGAAGCAGCTCGTGAGCTGATGCATTTTGTTATGCAGACAATTCCGCAAGGCTTTGTGTTATCCTATATTCCTTTTCGCTCAGAGTTGGATGTTCGAGGGATCAATGCATGGTTAGCGCAAGAGAACCGACTCCTCCTACCTAAAATGCAAGGGATGGATATCGTTCCGATAGCTCTTCCTTTTACCAAGATAGAGAGTCTGTATTCTCCTAAAGATTTGAATCAGATAGAAGGAGAAGAGATCGAGGCACAACAGATTGCAGCGGCCTTGATTCCTGCGATAGTCTTTGATCAGAACAAGTTTCGTTTAGGATATGGCGGAGGCTACTATGATCGTTTTTTGTCTAAGTATCCGTATATTTGGACAATAGGCGTGGGATTTAAAGAGCAGCTGTTGGCGTATCTTCCAAGGGAAGAGTATGATGTTCCCTTAGATCAGTTATATCTCACTTAAAGAGCTGTTTTACGTATAAAAAGCTCCCTCCTCTTTTCTGCATCTGCATTCTTTTTTTTGAAAAAAGAGGTCTCTTTCTTGTACTCAAGAATAGAGAGAAACCTCCATTCTAGATAAAAAAAAGAGTGTGGTTTTTTTGAAATTCTAGCACTTGACTGTTGTCTTTGAAATATTGCAAACTGACGCCACGAAATATAAGAGGTCGCAGATGGCAACCTCTTAAAGTAGAGTCTTCTAGACAGCGCAACAAGGGAGTATACATGAGCGTTCCCGACCGAAAAAGGGCTTTGGAAGCGGCCATTGCTTATATCGAAAAGCAATTTGGCGCAGGATCTATCATGAGTTTAGGAAAGCATTCTTCAGCTCATGAGATATCAACTATTAAAACAGGTGCATTGTCGTTGGATTTAGCCTTAGGAATAGGCGGGGTTCCTAAAGGAAGAATTGTAGAGATTTTTGGGCCAGAGTCTTCAGGGAAAACAACTCTAGCGACGCATATAGTGGCCAATGCTCAAAAGATGGGCGGGGTAGCAGCTTATATCGATGCCGAGCACGCTTTGGATCCTAATTATGCTGCGCTTATTGGAGCAAATATTAATGATTTAATGATTTCTCAGCCTGACTGCGGAGAGGATGCTTTGAGTATTGCAGAGCTCTTAGCACGTTCTGGAGCTGTCGATGTGATTGTGATTGACTCGGTAGC carries:
- the topA gene encoding type I DNA topoisomerase, yielding MKKSLIIVESPAKIKTLRKLLGEGFIFDSSLGHIVDLPAKGFGIDIENGFVPDYQILEGKKEVIRKICAEAKKCDVVYLAPDPDREGEAIAWHIANQLPKDTKIQRISFNAITKGAVTEALKHPREIDMALVNAQQARRFLDRIVGYKISPILGRKLQRWSGVSAGRVQSVALKLVVDREYAIERFVPVEFWNIRVHLKDPQTQKTFWAHLHSVNGKKWEKEIPEGKTSDEVILIDSKEKADEIVALLESATYVVDRVESKEKKRHAYPPFITSTLQQEASRHYRFSSSRTMNIAQTLYEGVDLDSQGAVGLITYMRTDSVRTDPEAVKQVRKYIEGHFGKEFVPSSPNVYATKKMAQDAHEAIRPTDVTITPESIRSKLTEDQYKLYSLIWKRFVASQMISAIYDTLAIRITTNKGIDLRATGSCLKFKGFLAVYEEKRDEEGDEEENIHLPKLNERDVLTKEELEAEQSHTKPLPRFTEASLVKELEKSGIGRPSTYATIMNKIQSREYTLKEGQRLRPTELGKVVCQFLETNFPRIMDIGFTAGMEDELELIADNKKPWKQLLQEFCELFLPFVVTAEKEAFIPRIVTEIDCPKCHKGKLVKIWAKNRYFFGCSEYPTCDYKTSEEELTFDKNEYAEDTPWDAPCALCGGEMKVRHGKFGSFLGCENYPKCHYIVNLFKKGEAGAEPEATVHCPAEGCTGHLVKRRSRFNKMFYSCSEYPACSVIGNSVDAVIEKYAGTPKTPYEKKPKAKKSIASTKGKAAKTVKKSSATTKKRATKAYTPSAALAAVIGADPVGRPEATKKLWEYIKEKGLQSPQNKKIIIPDSKLQGVIGADPIDMFALSKKLSAHLIKEE
- a CDS encoding 5-formyltetrahydrofolate cyclo-ligase, with translation MKNIVEQKRCLRREGLAKREQLSVQRRDEAARELMHFVMQTIPQGFVLSYIPFRSELDVRGINAWLAQENRLLLPKMQGMDIVPIALPFTKIESLYSPKDLNQIEGEEIEAQQIAAALIPAIVFDQNKFRLGYGGGYYDRFLSKYPYIWTIGVGFKEQLLAYLPREEYDVPLDQLYLT
- the dusB gene encoding tRNA dihydrouridine synthase DusB; translated protein: MAPSIFIKNLPLKSPVVYAPLAGFSDFPYRRMSAEYRPALMFCEMVKMEGLHYCPQRTLRLLDFAESMRPIGGQLCGSRPDLAGESAKILEGLGFDLIDLNCGCPTDRITKDGSGSGMLKTSELIGKVVEKMVEVVSVPVTVKIRSGWDFDHINVEETVRIIKESGASAVFVHGRTRSQGYQGPSNLEFISRAKQAAGNDFPVFGNGDVFSPEAAKTMLETTHCDGVLVARGTMGAPWIGKQIEDYLTTGTYSSPSFSTRKQAFVQHLQWIEEYYQSEEKLLTDTRKLCGHYLILSPKVRSLRANLAKASSSQEVYQLIDGFEEPTEEEELLSE
- a CDS encoding toxin-antitoxin system YwqK family antitoxin, with product MCVSRSLRWCLCFLLLCGWVDAGVYDKLRLTGINIIDRNGLSETICSKEKLQKYTKIDFLSPQPYQKVMRTYKNAAGESVACLTTYYPNGQIRQYLECLNNRAFGRYREWHSNGKIHIQAEVIGGIADLHPSAEAGWLFDGTTYAHDSEGRLEAVIHYEKGLLEGISLYYHANGNVWKECPYHKGVAHGDFLVFTEEGSLLKKQTFCKGQLSGCVLRYEPGSQSLLSEEEYKQGKLRSGKYYDPLTKEEIACVVNGKGKQVIYGKYAIIETRQIVHGVPHGEVLLFDEHGKSLLQAYSLINGQKEGEEVFFYPGGEGRKMLLTWSQGILQGAVKTWYPNGALESSKELVQNKKTGILMLYYPEGQVMATEEYVDDLLIKGEYFRPNDRYPYAKVEKGCGTAVFFSATGGLLKKVLYEDGKPVIH
- a CDS encoding YggT family protein; protein product: MLSYLLRTAVNIYSFLILVYVLCSWLPECHNTQWYRIIRRWVSPYLRIFHKFVPRIGFIDISPMIALLCLGVLPFMILKILRFIVLNIFQSPWLLQYL